The Juglans regia cultivar Chandler chromosome 11, Walnut 2.0, whole genome shotgun sequence genome contains the following window.
GCAGTGATTTAGAGGTGGCAAAATAATGGGATTGAGTAGATATAATCTATAAATAAGCATAAACcctagtttaaaaaaaaaaaagtctagaCCCATATTAAAAAGCTACAGTTAGAAAGCTATCTTCGGCACTATTATATGAGCAGGTATGTACTAATGCATGGCTTGCCAATATCTTAAAGAACACATTGTGACAAGTAGTTTGATGCCTCACAGAGGAATAGAGAAAACTTCatataatgaagatttttttgcaTGGTTTGCAGGGTTTTTAAAAGAAGCGTGCCAGAGTAATGTTGGGTAAATGTTGGGCGAAGTGCCATGCTAGATTTTGATGGATAGTACATGTCCGTTAGATAATTTTTAACAATCATGCCAGTACGAGTAGCAGGTGTTGCTGCAAAGGGCATCTATTACTGAAAGAGAAAGCTACAGTTCATTGAGTCCATGTGTAAGACTCAAATAGGGTATCATATCTAATTGCTCAATGTAAACATCTTTCTACGTGTTTATTCACTGAATGCACCGGTGTATATAGTGTCTTAGGAAGTGAAAAATGCATGATGTAAGTAACTTGGGGGGCACCCAAATGACTGGTTTATTTACTTGATGAATGAATGAGCACTCTGTCTTAGCATGATGATGGTACTTAATTATCTGTGGACTACATGTTGGTGTTGAGATGCAATGTACAATATAGATTCAGCATGGGTGTGCATATATAGCCATATACTTAATGAAATGTATTCTATTTTTGTCAACTTGATGAAAGTATTCTATTTATACTTCATGAAGATTGGGTTATAAAGTAATGTTTATGTATATGACTGCATTTGAATACAACAGTTGTTTAACTATCAAATGCATATGGATAGAAACAAATTTGGGGTATTGGTCCCAAATTTGTTGGGAAACAATAGAAGTAATTATTTCCAACCCACAGATTTTATGCTTATTTAAATAAGCATGACTATTATTTTTGCAATATATAGTTGTGCACAAAAAATGCAGCCAAAAGTAGTAGTAAAATTCTGTGTTTAGACCCTATGTGCCTCGCAGATGCCaaccaagaaaaaatgaatattttttacatgGGACCTAGATCATCAATTGTGGTGAATTTTTTTAGACGCTCATTTCAGTATATAAACAGCCATTTTACCATCAAAACAGTCAAAAATTCTGCAAATGTTATCTATTGCGGTGAAATTTGCAGTAGATGAGAATGCTACCAGAACAATGGAGTCAATTGCATTGAACATCAAGTCGCTGTGAAGTCTCCTATTGCGGCCAAATTATTGGTGCCGCAACAACCATCTACTGTGTATGAAACCCAATTGTGCCGAAACAAAAATTGTTGATAAAAACCAATTATGGCGATATACGAACGAGGGAAACCGAAATATAATTCGGAGTAGGCATTTGTGGCAATTTAGAGATCATCGCAAAAATACATTAGCAGCGAAATATTAGCGTATTACGACGATATTTATTTGCTAAAAAATAACTATTGAAGCGATTTTGGGGATTGGACGAGAAAATGATCCACCATTTGCAGCAAAGAGTTAACTTATTGTGTCAACCAATATTCGCCGGAAGAGGGTAACTAATAGCGACAATTTTTGTGGTTCGATGATCTTacgcaaaaacaaaaaaacaaaacaaaacaaaaaaaagcaaacaaacgAACAATTCCAATGAACATGCGGCGATTGAAATAGTGACGAGAATGAGTATTTTCGGCTATTTTCCATTATATTAGTGACGAAATGTGGTGCTGGGAAAagtcttatttcttgtagtacaTGAAGGAGTGTTCTATTTGTTTATAAGTGCAAGGTTGAAAATAAACACCCAATAAGTGTTCCCCAATGACTTCTATGTCTACAAGGAGTTAGCTagacttatatttttatgatgaatCTCATTAAGTACTTGCCTCTCTCCGAGGTTTCTCAGAGCTTATATGATTATGTGCATGGTTGATGATCCTTTAACTAAATATGCTAATTTCATTCATGTGGCTCATGATCCATTCTCAGTGGTAAAGTTACTAGGAGGTTGTGAGATAAAAGTCTTAGGCTTCTTCAATGGAGCGCAAGCAATTGTTCTGTGGCTTGAGTTGTCATGCATGTAATATTGGGAATACTTTGTAatgcattcattcataaaattgCTGATGACCTTCACTTTAAGGtttgatcatattaaattttgattacAGAAGCAAAGTAGGACTTGACATTTGAAGACTACGAAATGAAGTCAAGAGTGGCACATCAACGGAGACAAAGAGgagaaatttgtacaaatttattcttttttttttttaaatatattttatttctaagcTTTTACCTTCAAAGATATATATACTTTCCattaaaagtaatgataaataCAATTTTACAATATGTAAACTCTGAgcatttcctttaaaaaaaataggaccCAAAATTCAAAAGTTGGTTTTTTCATAAAGGTTTCAGATTTGTCAATTTGTTTTGGAATGCGGCTTCCATGAATGATTGCCAAAGCATCAAAATTACATCtagatctactttttttttgtttttttttatggaaatagacttcatttcatttaatgaaaccgaagttacaactgtgacttatcaatacatgaAAAGACCCCAAACTATAAGCCAAACTACGCATCTGCTCTGGAGCACCCCtgcacacaaatttctttgtgacagATATTGTTTTAACTTCTATAAATTCTCTCCTAACAAACCTTCCAGTTTGTCTAAAAGAATAGTACGCTGTAAAAACAGAACATCTAGATCTACTTGCAATGAAACGAAACGACTATGTCAACACTCTTATGGCACAGTAAGCATGACTTTCCTTATgcaattggaaaaaaaatatcgtCTCTAGGACCATGAAGTTTTGGAAGATAAAACTTGAGAAATTATGAGCATAGTAGGCCTAGACTGTGGATCAGCATTCAAGCATTCAGTTGCAAGGTTTACAACAACTACAAGATCATCCAAAATTCGACGTTCTGGGAATGGAAGGCGCGGGTCCAAAACATCCTTCTGGTGTATATTTTCCTTAGTTGATGGAGATGAAAGTGAGGAGATGGTATCACCTGGATGCTTTCCTTCTATGACTTCCAATGACAACACCTCAAAGCTATATACATCACATTTCTCAGACACTTTCATTGTATAAGCAAGCTCtgccaagaaaaacaaaattatcctTAAAAATGCTCAAAATGGCAATGAAACtacattaaactaaaaaaagttataaaaaggaataaaagtgGCCCAAGATTCTAAGGTAGATTGCAATTTTTGGATGGTTAATTTAAAGGTGTTTCATATTTTcaccttaaaattaaattgagcgAACAATGAAATAGATTACCTGGTGTTATATATCCATATGTGCCTGCAAAGGATGTCCAATTGGATGAGTTTAGGTCAAGAAGCTTAGCTGTGCCAAAGTCTGAAACATGAGCCTCATGTTGAGAATCTATCAAAATGTTGCTACTTTTAATGTCCCGGTGAATTATTGGTGGTGAGCAGTCATGGTGCATGTAAGACAAGGCATGAGCCACTCCTTTAACAATATTCAACCTCTTAGGCCAATCTAATTCTTTAGCAGCCTCTTCATTCTCCATAATTGTTCTCAAACTACCACATTCGAGGTACTCGTAAACCAAAAGCGAATGTCGCCTATGTGAACAGTATCCATGAAGTTTGACAATGTTTCGATGTCGTATTTCGGTTAATGCCCTTATCTCATTTAAGAACtatttttggattattttcTGATCACCATCAGGTTGTGGGTTGAGTTTCTTCACTGCTACTATCTCACCAGATGGCAAGTTGGCTTTATAGACGACTCCACATCCTCCATTTCCGATGCAATACATGTCATTAAAACCTTCAGTTGCTTTTTCGATTTCTTGATACATCTTTCTTCCATCGAAAGTTAATACCGAAAGTAGCTAGTCCTCCATTATGCTTGTTGCTTTCTTTCGATTGtaaatctttctttcttctttgtaaAACGAGAAGAATTCCGAAGAAAGCAAGGAGAAATAAAAGTGATCCAACGACAGGGAAAATTACTACAAGCACTCCTTTGTGGGACCTTTTTGAGATATGTTTGAATGGTTGTAGCCCTCTACCATTCCCGCACAATCCCTTATTCCCTCGCAAGTCTTCCATGGTAGCCTGTACAAATGCTTTGCTATTGGGAATGGGACCCTGCAACTCATTGTAGGATACGTCAACATGCAACAAGCCATGCATTTGTTCAAAGGTCGTAGGAATGAAACCAGAAAGATAATTATGAGAGAGGTTCAGATCCTCCAAACTCTGCATTTTGATGATTTCTGATGGTATCTCTCCACTTAAAGAGTTATAGCTTAAATCTAGTACAGATAGATGAATTAAGCTCATTAGCGGTTTTGGAATCCCTTCGCTAAACTTGTTATGGCttaaatcactacaagaaaaaagggttTTCCCGGCGATTTTTCTAGTGTTGCAATATAGAACGCCGCATTAGAGtgttttttgcagcgattttttaatCGCCGCTTAATTCCGTTGAGAAAACTGATTCATGAAGTTACTTATCGAGTTGCAGCGAAAATAGTCTTTTTAACAGCGATTTATTTCGCCGGTAAATGAAAAAACCTGTTGCAACGCTCGATTTCGCCGTAATATAGTAAGTGACGCCATTCCCCTaaagatattttgtttttcccccCGATTTCTTTCCCCCTCCACTTCTATCTGTTCTTCCGCAATATTCCATCTCCATTTGCCTTTCCGAGAGATCAGCTGCTACTCCACCCACGTCCCCCGAACGATTTCATCTTCACTTTCGCCCGACCACCCAAAGCTTGCTCCTTTACCACATTTTCCTCCCGCAGAAGCTACGGTCGAGATAGTATCCCCGAAGCTGATTAGAAGCCGTGCGATTCGTCTCTTTGAACCTGTGGGATTTGGGTCAGCTGCTTCCAACTGAGCTTGGTCGAGATTCAATTGAGGGATAGCATGGGTCCTTCTGTCACCACAGGTATGGCTGCTACTCAGTTGGAGTTTGGTAATGAATCGATTTTGCGCACgggtttctttacaaaattaagAGTTCTTTGTTGCTGGACTAATTTCTATCTGTGCAGTTGTGAAATGTACCAgtaattagggtttcttttcacGAATTTCGCGTTCAATATCTGCATTTTGTGTTTCACAGAACTCATGTCTGTGGCTCGAACATTGAATGACCCAATAAAATATTGCTATTTTGCCAATACATCTTATACTAATTAGTTGTTACTAAATTATAGATAATCTCAAGTTTATAGTCCTACTTGTTTTGAGCTATGAACCTGTTCTCATAACAGAATGTACAGATATTAATTGATTAGTGTTTCGGTAATTAGTAGGAAATCTGTATTCTTCTGGGACTATTCCCTGGTGCAGTCACCAAGAGAGTGACattagagtaaaatttatttgcattgcATAATAATTTATTGGGACATCTCATGACAAAATAGTATTGAAGTGTGGCTGAGcctaaaagaaaatagtggTTTCATAGCGTGgacatttatatatgttatccTGATGTATTCAAAGAATATTCTTATTTGGAaacttcatgtgatttatggtaCGGTTacatttatatgaaaaacatgtgcTACGTTCTTTTTATGGAATTAATCGTGGGATATGAATATGAGTCTTATATTAGTATGGAACCATTACTATGTTATATTGGAAATGATAACGATACCAAAGGATACTAAAAATGTGTAAACCCTAAATAGAGAAGTAAATGGGAAGGATAATTATACCAAATAACATTGAGAAAGTGCAGATTTCAAATAGAGAAGAGTTTGTGGGAATGACAGCTATCCTTGAAGGGAAAGTTCCCTATgtagataaattttttgaagtgcttccCTACATAGtacaagatttttaatttacattcaatactatgattttagttttcgtttttattttaatcttattttttatttaataaatgaggcTCATATATTACACCCAGTTTAATCAATCATACTTATCGAGTCGTGGACTTACCTTCCAcctgtaaaatttcttattttacagATATTAAAGAGGAGCATGCAAATAAAGAAGCTTAGAGGACACATAGGAGGGTTAGAATGAGAGCTAGGAAATACGTGTCATCTATAAAATTGGGGCATGACAAAAATGCCTTGCAtagaatctaaaatcatcttacttAACACCTCATTAaggtactgaaaaaaaaaaagtgttctaAGGTCAATCAAATTGCTTTGTGAAAATTGAGAATCAATATAGGtaagctaaaaaatatatcaatatgtatTTCTTAGGGTATTCGAAAATTAGTTTAGGATAATTTCGAAATAAttagcctatatatatacatgccatGTACCATCAACATTCTAAGTCTGTTGTTTCCGATGCATTAAAGAATTTGCaatttggagttttttagaAGAAGTTATGGCAAGTTTACAATAGGCCAGGTGCCTGAGATGGCAGAATGCTATGAAGTTTTATTATAGTTCataagttttatcatttttaaggaTAAGTGACAAGGCTTGAGGAAATTTTTCAGAAGTATGATCCCCAAGCATGACCCAGTACGAATTTGgttcttttttgagcaagttTCCAATTCTCATGAACTGATAAAAATGTTGTCTTGATAGACTgaacatattctcatttttctgtgCTCTTGAAATTGGATTTGTGCTAGCTAGggccttttttctttaatcctcTTGGGCAAACTTTGCTGCCCAAATGTAGATAGAAAATGCCTCATTTACCCACAACAGACTTCATATACATCTTGTGTGCtagaatgagttctttttactGGTTTGAGTGCATGTAGTCCTAATGCTACTAATGATCAAGAACAGGGATACCAAGTGCTTGTTAAGATgtgatttaataaattacactatatatatttctagcatttgagatatatctaattatttctaaattaatcaAACCTATCTCATTTGTCAGCCTTAATTAAGTTTGATCAGATAATGAGACACTTTAACTAGGATTTTTGATTATAACTTTGATTAGTTCTTTTGGTAGAATCTAAGAATCTTGCTCACATTATCTTTGCGCTGGATTAACCCTTTTTTCTTCTAGTGTAAAAAAGTTTGATACTGAGTACTGAACTATATGATGATGAAGGGGCACTGATTTTAATGAGGGGTACAAACTCCTAATTCTGTTTTCCAAAGTATAATGGCTTTCCGTGATTAATGGATTGGATATAAATCATGTTTTGGAAACATGAtgctgaaattaataatatatatgtttttcggGAGCTTTACTGCCTACTGCTcaaaaaccaaccaattaaAAGAGATTTTTCTTGTCTGCTTCTCCCTTAGTGGCTTCAAACGTGTAATCTAAGTGTCTTTCGTCCCTTCATATCTGATCTGTAATGTTTTATTAGCGGCAACTGTACGTACTGTTAACAAAGTGAGAGAACCACAAAATTAAGAAGTGAAAACGCAGCCGgtgaaaattattagaaaaattaatttaatttttttgtccagcttattttagctttttaatTAGCTGATCATGATGAACGAGTATTGAGTCTGATCTTCTCTCACTTTTGTTACAAAGTGCATGCTATTGTGGTGGTTTGGAAATATTGGATTCAAActatagtttgaattaagttaGAAAACATAATGAGACACTTTGAGCTTGGAACTCCAATTATAActttgactagttcttttggtatAACTAAGAAGCTCGCTCTTTTTCATGACTGAAGCAatcagatttttcttaaaattagaaatacatTATCTTGTCGAGAGTTTGATAACTTGCTTACAATGACTTCTTTTTTGGAGAGAAATATCACCACAAcagattttttcttccatttgggTATATGTATCAATTATATAGTACTCCCTAAATATTAATCAAGTCCATTCTGAAATATTAATTGAGCAATTAAGTGCACTTCcaatatgatcatactattggagtattttttttttcttattattactgtttgttttcatgttagCCCCATTGTTTATGCATGATCTCTTACATGCATGATGATTGTTAGTCCACAGCCCTCTCATTTCTTTGTGGAGAAAGctcataattcaatattttccccCGAATTACATTCATATCGTTTcgagttaatttattttctgtttttcccTCAATTATCGCAAATTTCTTTTGAGATTCATGACATACTAAGGGATATCATTGGGGATTATCTTGCAACATATatggtgtgtgtatatatggatTAAATGATCGAAATGCATGAAATATAATCACTATTGAATATATGGATTCTATTTTCACGTTAATATTCTACTCCATCTAACTTCACATGATGAGTACTTGTGTAATACACATgtacatgattaattaaaaaattcaccAATTAACCCTCTAAATGTTAAGGAGATCATCctcctaattaattagtactaatgaaaaacaaatattcaattcatgaattaatatatatatatatatatttggttctaCCCATATTCTGTTTAGATATTACTTAATAGACTGATTTTTGGTTCTTGACATCATGATCATGGACGAAAACCTTGTCAGTTTGGACTGGTATTTGTCCCATTttcactaacatatatatagagacaaaGAGCCACTAGATTCCTTCCACGTAACAGCCACCATCCGAACCACTATATACTTGGGACCCACGTACAACTAGCGTTACTGTGTCCAATCCAGCATCATTTTGCTGGACATCTTCAGTACTC
Protein-coding sequences here:
- the LOC109018169 gene encoding MDIS1-interacting receptor like kinase 2-like; the protein is MSLIHLSVLDLSYNSLSGEIPSEIIKMQSLEDLNLSHNYLSGFIPTTFEQMHGLLHVDVSYNELQGPIPNSKAFVQATMEDLRGNKGLCGNGRGLQPFKHISKRRHSLLVYEYLECGSLRTIMENEEAAKELDWPKRLNIVKGVAHALSYMHHDCSPPIIHRDIKSSNILIDSQHEAHVSDFGTAKLLDLNSSNWTSFAGTYGYITPELAYTMKVSEKCDVYSFEVLSLEVIEGKHPGDTISSLSSPSTKENIHQKDVLDPRLPFPERRILDDLVVVVNLATECLNADPQSRPTMLIISQVLSSKTSWS